A window of the Sabethes cyaneus chromosome 1, idSabCyanKW18_F2, whole genome shotgun sequence genome harbors these coding sequences:
- the LOC128733044 gene encoding leucine-rich repeat protein soc-2 homolog — MNLGSTAGTGTSGHTSSYTGTSGSGSVAGSASNSSEMPVEIRPKVVTVKHPESNKPKPTTKKGKAIQADVDVIKEFQRCKEECIQRLDLSKSSITVIPASVKDCTSLVEFYLYGNKISCLPAEIGCLSNLKTLALNENSLTSLPDTLQNLKQLKVLDLRHNKLSDIPDVIYKLHTLTTLYLRFNRIKVVGDNLKNLSNLTMLSLRENKIHELPAAIGHLVNLTTLDLSHNHLKHLPEAIGNCVNLTALDLQHNDLLDIPDTIGNLANLMRLGLRYNQLTSIPASLKNCIHMDEFNVEGNGISQLPDGLLASLSNLTTITLSRNAFHSYPSGGPAQFTNVTSINMEHNQIDKIQYGIFSRARGLTKLNMKENALTSLPLDIGTWTQMVELNFGTNSLTKLPDDIHCLQNLEILILSNNLLKRIPNTIGNLKKLRVLDLEENRLESLPSEIGLLHDLQKLILQSNQLTSLPRTIGHLTNLSYLSVGENNLQFLPEEIGTLENLESLYINDNASLVKLPYELALCQNLAIMSIENCPLSALPPEVVSGGPSLVIQYLKLHSPYRQM; from the exons ATGAATTTGGGAAGTACAGCTGGAACAGGTACTTCCGGTCATACCAGTAGCTACACGGGCACTAGTGGCAGTGGTTCAGTAGCAGGCAGTGCCAGCAACAGCAGTGAGATGCCTGTAGAAATTCGTCCAAAAGTAGTAACGGTAAAACATCCGGAATCGAATAAACCTAAACCTaccacaaaaaaaggaaaagccaTTCAGGCGGACGTAGATGTGATCAAAGAGTTTCAGCGTTGCAAGGAGGAATGCATCCAACGACTTGATTTGAGCAAATCATCCATCACTGTTATTCCAGCATCGGTAAAAGATTGCACCAGTCTAGTTGAATTTTATCTCTATGGTAATAAAATAAGCTGCCTACCGGCCGAAATCGGATGTCTCTCCAATCTGAAAACTTTGGCACTAAATGAAAATTCGTTAACTTCCCTGCCAGACACCCTGCAAAATTTGAAGCAATTAAAAGTTCTTGATTTGCGTCACAATAAGCTCTCTGATATACCGGACGTTATCTATAAGCTGCACACGCTTACAACTTTATATTTGAGGTTTAACCGAATTAAAGTTGTTGGAGATAATCTTAAAAATTTAAGCAATCTGACAATGCTCAGCTTgcgcgaaaacaaaatacacgaGCTTCCGGCAGCGATCGGTCACTTGGTAAATCTGACAACGCTAGATCTATCGCACAATCACTTGAAGCATCTCCCAGAGGCAATTGGTAACTGTGTAAATTTGACTGCTTTGGATTTACAGCACAATGATCTGCTAGACATTCCTGATACGATAGGGAATCTTGCAAATTTGATGCGATTGGGTTTACG ATACAATCAGCTGACATCAATTCCCGCCTCACTGAAAAATTGCATACATATGGACGAATTCAACGTTGAGGGAAATGGTATCAGTCAGCTTCCCGATGGTTTGCTGGCTAGCTTGAGTAATCTAACTACTATAACTCTGTCCCGAAATGCTTTCCATAGTTATCCATCAGGAGGACCCGCGCAGTTTACCAATGTCACAAGTATTAATATGGAGCACAATCAGATCGACAAAATTCAGTACGGAATATTTTCACGGGCCAGAGGACTTACCAAACTTAATATGAAGGAAAATGCTCTTACGTCCCTACCACTGGATATCGGCACTTGGACGCAAATGGTTGAGCTAAACTTTGGCACCAACTCGCTCACCAAACTACCGGACGATATACACTGCCTGCAAAACCTTGAAATACTAATTCTGTCCAACAATCTGTTGAAACGTATTCCAAATACCATCGGTAATTTGAAAAAACTTCGAGTGCTAGATCTCGAAGAGAACAGGCTCGAGTCTCTGCCTTCAGAAATCGGCCTTCTTCATGATCTGCAAAAACTCATTCTTCAATCAAATCAGCTGACTTCCCTGCCTCGCACGATTGGCCATTTGACCAACCTAAGTTATCTATCCGTGGGAGAAAACAATCTACAGTTTCTACCAGAAGAAATTGGCACTCTTGAAAATCTCGAGTCACTCTACATCAACGATAATGCCTCGCTAGTAAAGCTCCCGTATGAGCTGGCCCTATGTCAAAATCTGGCAATTATGAGCATCGAAAATTGTCCCCTGTCTGCACTACCACCAGAAGTGGTCAGTGGGGGCCCAAGTCTAGTAATACAATATTTGAAATTGCACTCGCCCTATCGACAAATGTGA